The following proteins are encoded in a genomic region of Corylus avellana chromosome ca4, CavTom2PMs-1.0:
- the LOC132178664 gene encoding early light-induced protein, chloroplastic-like isoform X1 yields MMITSAAMQSYLATPVTRLATGSRVNQFLPSTYVRRLPRNATVRVRSMAEEDKQEQPTPVAATPPPIPQAPLKPKQVSTKFSDVLAFSGPAPERINGRLAMVGFVAAMAVELSRGQDVFAQISNGGIPWFVGTTIVLSFASLIPLFKGVSVESKSKGFMTSDAEMWNGRFAMLGLVALAFTEYVKGGTLV; encoded by the exons ATGATGATTACTTCGGCTGCAATGCAATCCTACTTGGCCACCCCTGTGACCCGTTTGGCCACTGGGTCTAGGGTGAACCAGTTTCTTCCCAGTACTTATGTGCGACGTTTGCCTAGGAATGCTACCGTGCGTGTGCGGTCCATGGCAGAG GAAGACAAGCAAGAGCAGCCAACACCTGTTGCGGCTACTCCACCACCGATACCACAGGCGCCACTTAAACCTAAG CAGGTGAGCACGAAGTTCTCTGACGTGTTGGCATTCAGTGGGCCCGCACCGGAGAGGATCAACGGCAGGCTAGCCATGGTTGGCTTCGTTGCTGCAATGGCGGTAGAGCTATCCAGGGGCCAGGACGTGTTTGCTCAGATATCCAACGGCGGGATCCCATGGTTCGTAGGAACCACCATTGTGCTATCATTTGCATCTCTGATTCCTTTGTTCAAAGGGGTGAGCGTGGAGTCCAAGTCAAAAGGGTTCATGACTTCAGATGCTGAGATGTGGAATGGGAGGTTTGCCATGTTGGGTTTGGTTGCACTCGCTTTCACCGAGTATGTGAAGGGTGGAACCCTTGTGTAG
- the LOC132178664 gene encoding early light-induced protein, chloroplastic-like isoform X2: MMITSAAMQSYLATPVTRLATGSRVNQFLPSTYVRRLPRNATVRVRSMAEEDKQEQPTPVAATPPPIPQAPLKPKVSTKFSDVLAFSGPAPERINGRLAMVGFVAAMAVELSRGQDVFAQISNGGIPWFVGTTIVLSFASLIPLFKGVSVESKSKGFMTSDAEMWNGRFAMLGLVALAFTEYVKGGTLV, from the exons ATGATGATTACTTCGGCTGCAATGCAATCCTACTTGGCCACCCCTGTGACCCGTTTGGCCACTGGGTCTAGGGTGAACCAGTTTCTTCCCAGTACTTATGTGCGACGTTTGCCTAGGAATGCTACCGTGCGTGTGCGGTCCATGGCAGAG GAAGACAAGCAAGAGCAGCCAACACCTGTTGCGGCTACTCCACCACCGATACCACAGGCGCCACTTAAACCTAAG GTGAGCACGAAGTTCTCTGACGTGTTGGCATTCAGTGGGCCCGCACCGGAGAGGATCAACGGCAGGCTAGCCATGGTTGGCTTCGTTGCTGCAATGGCGGTAGAGCTATCCAGGGGCCAGGACGTGTTTGCTCAGATATCCAACGGCGGGATCCCATGGTTCGTAGGAACCACCATTGTGCTATCATTTGCATCTCTGATTCCTTTGTTCAAAGGGGTGAGCGTGGAGTCCAAGTCAAAAGGGTTCATGACTTCAGATGCTGAGATGTGGAATGGGAGGTTTGCCATGTTGGGTTTGGTTGCACTCGCTTTCACCGAGTATGTGAAGGGTGGAACCCTTGTGTAG